Below is a window of Mobula birostris isolate sMobBir1 chromosome 27, sMobBir1.hap1, whole genome shotgun sequence DNA.
aatgttgagtgtgtgtcttcaggctcctgtacctcctccctgatgatagcagtaagaagagagcaggtcctgggtgatggggtctttaatgacggatggcacacagacagacagagtgacacacacacacacacacacacacacacacacacacacacacacacacacacacacacagagtgacacacacacacacacacacacacacacacacacacacatagtcatacacacagtcacagagagagagagaaacacgcACACAGATGGAGAGACACATATATTCAcagactgagacagagagagatgcgTGTGCACATGCACACTGAGAGAcagagtctcacacacacacacagaggaagGGATGCAGAGAGAGGCAtacacagagaaacacacacacacaagcacacagagtgagaaacacacacacacagtatgtgagagagagagacagagactaaATTGCTGTGAATTGCTGGTTTTCAAGATGCCAGAGTGTGTGGGGAAATGGATGATGGAAGTGGAGactgagaggggaggggaagggaggcatGCAGAGCGAACGGTGGGGTAGGTAAGTGAAATATTAACACAGTGTGAGAACAACTTGTCTAAAAGCAGTCACTACCTGTCGTCAGACTGTTACAGACATTGGTTCAAGAATGGCAGCTCCACCTGCATTAGGTGTGTGAATGGGACGTCAGTACTTTCATCAGCCAATCAGACAGCGTGCATTAACTGTAAGTAAACAAACTTCGTGTTACTAACTTGGGCTTCAGGTCACTTCCCGTTGGTTTGCTCACTGATGACTGTTGATAGGAACTGTGGTCTTTCATTTCCTCATTCTGAGACCAATACTTTACCACCTCAATAGAGCAACACTTTACACTTCATTAGAACTAAAGGAACAATGAGCATTACAGCTCAGTACAAAAGggttgctgaccttttaacctactcttaaaATCAATCCAGCCCTTCCCCCTCACATAGCCCTCCGTTTTCCTATCGTCCATTTTCCTGTCATCCACGTGTCCATCTAATATTTTCTTAAtttgtatctgcctctcccatcactcctGGCAGTCGGTCCCACACACCCGCCAAACACCAAAGTCCTCCCACGTCCACCACTTACACCAAAGTGCCCTGCCAGGGCATGGTGTTAGAAGCAGATATATTAAGGATgatgtctcagggtacttggaggtgcatgataaaatagaccacagtcagtatagtttcctcaagggactaccttgcctgacaaatctgctggaattctttgaagaagcaagcaggttagacaaaggagatttggttgatgttgtgtacttggattttccaaAGGCATTTGatgaagtgccacacatgaggctgcttaacaagctatgagcccatgatattacaggaaagtttctagcatgggtaaagcagtggctgattggcagaaggcaaagattgggaataaagggagtcttttctggatggctgttggtgattagtgatgttccacaggggtctgtgttgggaccgattctttttacgttatatgtcaacgatttggatgatggaattgacagcttttttgcaaagtttgcagctgATGCGAAGTTGGGTGGAGGGGCatgtggttttgaggaagtagagaggctaaggAAGGAATGAGACAGgttaggagaaggggaaaagaagtggcagatagaatacagtgtcaggaatggtcatgctctttggtagaagaaatgaaagtattAACTATTTTCTAATGGAGAGAACATTCAGAAATCTTGAGTCACAAGGGGACTTGGTactccttgtgcaggattacttaaaggttaatttgcaggttgggtctgtgatgaggaaggtaaatgcaatgttagcgttcatttcaagaggactagaatataaaatcaagaatgtaatgttgagactttacaaagcactggtgagacctcatttggagtattgtgaacagttttcagccccttatcttcgaaaggatgtgctaaaactggagagggttcaaaggaggttcgcaaaaatgattccaggattgaatggcttgtcatatgaagagtgtttgatggctctgggccagtatttattggaattcaggagaatgaggggtgacctcattgaaacctatcaaatggtgaaaggccttgatagagtggatgtggagaggatgtttcttatggcgggagagtctaagaccagaggggacagtctcagaatggaggggcatctttttagaacggagacgaggagggatttctttagctgaagagtgatgaatctatggaattcgttgctacaggcagctgtagaggctaagtctttatgtatatttaaggcagagggtgatagattcttgactggtcagggcacaaagggatattggggagaaggcaggagattgggtctgagagggaaaatggatcagccatgatgaaatgggggagcaacttgatgggccaaatggcctaattctgctcctatagtttatggtcttattgtttttattagaaacatttaagagactcttagacaggcatgtgggtgatagaaaaatggagggttatgcaggagggaagggttagattgatcttggagtaggttaaaaggttagcacaacattttgggctgaaaagcctgtattgtgctataacgGTGTATGTTCTatatcacagcacagaaacaggctcattGGCCCAAGTAGTCCATGCTTCCTAGTCCGATCGACCTTTACCTAGATCATAtccctccgtacacctctcattcATAAACCTAGCCAAATTTCTATTAAATGTtgtaatcaaacctgcatccacgtCTTCCGTCGGCagccccctcatgttccccttgatcctttcaccttaacccatgacctttccTATCACCACtctcttttcctccccccccccccttcgttTTAGCTTTCCCTTGGATGCTTAATTAATTTAAACATTTAGTAGGCTGGAAACTCTACACCTGCAACATGAATCTGCCTCATTTCAGCTTTGTTTCAATTTCATCATCTCTGCATGAACTTCACTCTCGTTAATGCTTCTGTTACAGTGCATTTCAGCTACAAAGGAAAAGTATCAAACGACACCACTGTGGGCCCAACCATCCTTAAAATTGGTAAGGAGAAAGTGTACAGATGCTAGAGAGTTTACAACTGTTGCTTTAGAAACACCATTTTGTTTACTCTGAAAATAAGTGGTTTCATTTCTCTTGTTTCCACTAAAGGGGGACCAGAAATTGCTGCCTCGGTGTGTCTGGGAACACTCGTTATCAGTTCTCTCTTAATTTTGTCCGTGGCTGCTTTTTTCTACCTCAAACGGTCGAAGAAGCTCCCGTTTTTGTTTTACCAACAAGGCAAAGGTGACTCACTGGCACGTGTTTGTGTATATTTATTCAATGTGCTGCTGAGATAAATGAAATTGTAGGTAGTCTGTCTCCTAGGTAATCTCTGTCTCACTCtaaagtttaagttcaagtttattgtcatctgactgtacatacatacaaacattattctcacagtctgagggaagaagctgttccccagtctgtcggtcctagtcctgatgctcctgtacctccttcccgatggtagtggatcaaagagattgtgggatgggtggtagggatcctcaacaatgattTGGGTCCTTCGTCTGCAAATGCTGCCGGTAAATGTCacaagtgggggggagggggcgacGGGAGACCCTGGTGACCCTCTTGCCATTTTTACTGTGCTCTGAAGGGTCTTGTAGTCCGATGCCTTGCATCTTCTGTACCACACAGTGACGCCAGGCAGGACACTCTCAAAGGTGCTCCTGTAGGAAGTTGTTAGAACGGGATGGGGAGCCTTGcgtgcctcagtctcctcagaaaacgTAGACACTGCTGggccttcttgactaatgaggaggtgttgtgggtgcAGGTTAGATCAACTGGAGATGCTGCTGCGACCGTATGTGTGTCACCATCTTGGTTTTTGCTTTCCTTGTTCGAGCCCTATTCCTTCACTAAAACAGTAGAGAGGTGACTGTCCAATGTTATTTCCATCTCACTGTGTAACCAGCTGGTAACCGGTCACATTTATCCAAAATCATTACATTATTTCCCACACTACCTCACTTGCTGATAACTAATTGGGTGGCCTCAATGGAGAATCCAGTTTAATTTGGTCTTCGACCTTGGGCTTCTCGAGTAattggttattattgtcacaagtccTGAAGTTCAATGGAAGATCTGTTTTGCACACCATCGACACGATCATTTTGTTACACTGAGCACTGAGGTAGTAGAAGGTAAAACAAAgcaagaatgcagaataaagagttaCAGTAATAGagtgcaggcagataataaggtgcaagatcatgacCAGGTACAGTCCTGTgtaaagtcttgggcacatatatatagcctaAAGActcttgcatagtactgtatttgtcaacgtagagtggagagcaagtttctgAATCTAGAGTGGGAGCAGAGGATGTTGAGGGTGGGGCGCCACAGGAGGGGGGCATGACAGGTGgcggagaaggagtgccggggtgaGGGCTGGTGCagatacagacacacccagccctgagacaccaggcaaggtcatttgattccaaacaactggtttattgatctttgcagaatgtctctctggtgcttcccactccctcccctctgccttccccttttcccaaccatgattctcctctccctgccctcttccctcttcccactctcagtccacaatagagacccatttcagaatcaggtttatcatcattcacagatgtcatgaattttgttttttttgcagcagtacagtgtaatacataaaattacaatactatacaaaagtcttaggcaccatagctactgtatatatgtgcctaagacttttgcacagtactgtagattgtgaggtcaagagcctaTCTTTTTGTACTAGGGAATTGTTCAGCGGAAGCCTTGCATTTTAATCTTATTTTGCTCCCACTGGGCTAATGGTGGTCTGTGTGGTTTCTATGAATGAACACCATTTTCAGTGCTGAATGGACCCATGTGTATGTGCAAAGATTAAAAATAGGAACAGGTACCAGTTGAACAAGGATACGACTCATCTGATGTAGCCTGGACTTCACATTGGACCAGAGGGACTTGTGACCGtgtgtacctctaaataaaataagataAATTTTATATTCTTGTGTCAGATTTCCCATCAGCCTCCAGTGCTCCAGGGAAAACGATCCAGATTTGTCCAACCTTCTCTTATCGCTCATACCCGCGAATCAGGTGGCATCCGAGTGAGGGGAAGGggcatgaagtaagaagctgggaggtgattggtggaaaaggtaaagggctgaagaaggaggaatctgataggagagaacggtggaccatgggaaaaaggggcACCTGGGGGAGGTAATAggtaggtgagggaagaggtaaagggccagagtggggaattgagggaGGGGTAAGTATTTAAAGAAACAAGTAAGTACAGCAGTTATAATGATGCACAGGACGGAACTTTTTGCGCCAAACTAGCTCTCTGATAGGATTCAGATTTAGGTTTATTAATCTAGGTTATCCAAGTCTGAGCCGCGACCTTGACGTTTATCTTCTTTTTATCAAATTGACATTTACTTAGAGACGCAgcttggaacaggcccttctggccctttgagctgcagcACCCAGCGACCCTCGagttaaccttagcctaatcatgggattatttataaagaccaattaacctaccaacctgttcACAATTTTAAACAGTTCTATCATTTCACCTCCACCCTCATTGCCTTCCCACTGTCGTGGGAAAGCAGCCCCTCAAAGACCCCTCCCCCGCTGGTCGTTCTCTCTTCTACCCCACCACCTCCCAACAACCCCTCCTgttgggcagaagattcaaaagtTTGAAAACCCATACAACCATACTCAAGAACTGCTTCTACCCCAGTGTTATCAGACTGCCTTTCATGCTCACGTAGACCAAGGTTTGATGGTGCCAACATCCTTGGCAAGGAAGGGAATGCCTACAAGAGAAAGATTAGGGAATCACTAGAGACAGAGCATGTGGGGGATCTAAATGTAGATTCTAAGAGTGTCAAGGTAGCTCCAGTCTGGGACCACACATTCCTAAAGAGGGTTGGCCCTAAAAAATGGACCAGTCAGAGCAAGGTCAGTTCAAACTAACCAGTCAGGAATAGGCAATCAGGATCAAGCATTGAGCCCCTGCTCTCTTGAGAGGGTACCTAAAGGGGAGTCTTTTGGGAGCTTGTCATTTGACTAGCTTGAGCCTGAGGAAGAGAGTTGGGTTTACTGTTGAAACGTTGCAGTTAGTATCTGTAAGTATGTGACTGTGAAAGCCAAAGGATAATATAGATCTAAAGGGACGTCCCAaaatcctggactcccccactattggaaacatcttctccacatccactctatctagctctttcaatatttgataggtttcaatgagatcaccctctcattcttctaagctccagcgagtgcaggcccagagccatcaaacactcctcatacattaaccctttcattcccagaatcattctcgtaaacctcctctggacctgctCCAATGTCATCGTATCCTTTTtcacataagg
It encodes the following:
- the c27h1orf159 gene encoding uncharacterized protein C1orf159 homolog isoform X5, translating into MHLLSLQQPLSGLWDVVHLAQIPAVVAGGCCADLPDEVGLCPQSSLCHSDCYRHWFKNGSSTCIRCVNGTSVLSSANQTACINLHFSYKGKVSNDTTVGPTILKIGGPEIAASVCLGTLVISSLLILSVAAFFYLKRSKKLPFLFYQQGKDSILQPSEMAEMMRSSVRSVRKQRYSRRERMSASTASAATVSNI